Within the Bacillus mesophilus genome, the region AATCCTTGAGAATTCTACTTTTGCTCTTAGTGCCTTATCTTTGTTATCTCCATCTGCTTTATTAATAACAAGTAGGTCGACTAGCTCCATCACACCTTTTTTCATTCCCTGAAGCTCATCTCCTGCACCCGTTAACGCTAGTAACATAAATAAATCGACCATACTCCTCACCGTTACCTCGCTTTGACCAACTCCGACTGTTTCTACAATTATTACATCATAGCCAGCAGCCTCACAAACAAGAATGGTTTCACGCGTTTTTCGAGCTACACCACCTAATGTACCTGCAGCTGGAGAAGGTCTTACATAAGCTCTAGGGTCCTTAGAGAGACGGTCCATCCGAGTTTTATCCCCTAAAATACTTCCCCCTGTTATACTGCTAGAGGGATCAACCGCTAACACTGCAACACGATGACCAAGTTCACATAAAAACATTCCAAAAGCCTCGATAAATGTACTTTTACCTGCTCCAGGAACACCGGTTATACCAATTCTAATTGATTTTCCTGTTTCAGGTAAGAGTTGGTTAATGAGTTCCTGCCCCCGCTCAAAGTGTCTAGGGGCATTGCTCTCAATTAATGTAATGGCTTGAGCTAGCATGGCTCGATTATTTTGGCGTACTCCCCCAACAAGCTCTTCTACTGTTCTCTCCCTTTTTCTCGGGCGTTTTGCGTTTGGGTCATTCATTCGTACCCACCACATTCTCATACCCAAGACGCACGCATACCTCTTGAAGGACTTTTTCAGCTGCAACCGGAATAACTGTACCAGGTCCAAACACAGCAGAGGCACCTTGGCTTATTAAGAAATCGTAATCCTTGTAAGGTATAACTCCCCCTACAATAACGACAATATCTTCACGGTCATGCTTTCTTAATTCCTCCATAAGCTGGGGAAGTAAGGTTTTATGTCCTGCTGCTAATGAACTCATTCCAATCACATGAACATCATTTTCAATCGCCTGCAAGGCAGTTTCTTCTGGAGTTTGAAACAATGGTCCAATATCCACGTCAAATCCTAAATCTGCAAATGCTGTTGAAATTACTTTCGCTCCACGATCATGACCGTCCTGACCCATCTTTGCAATAAGGATTCGTGGTCGTCTTCCTTCAAGTTCAGCAAAGTCATCAGTAAGTTGCTTCACTTTTTCTATTTCCTCCTCATTGGAGTATTCAGAGCCGTAAACTCCGCTTATAGATCGAATGACTGCTTTATGACGTTTAGCTACCTTCTCGATGGCATCCGAAATCTCACCAAGGGAAGCTCTTACTCTAGCTGCCTCAACTGAAAGTTCTAAGAGATTACCTTCACCTGTTTCTGTTGCACGTGTAATGGCTTCCAATGCTTGATGCACCTTTTGTTCATCACGATTTTCTCTTAGTGACTGAAGTCTTTCAATTTGCTTTTGTCTAACTACTGTATTGTCGATATCTAATGTTTCTATTTCTTCTTCTTGATCCAAGCGGTATTTGTTTACCCCAATTATTGCTTCCTTACCAGAGTCAATATGAGCCTGTCTTCTAGCAGCAGCCTCTTCTATCTTCATCTTTGGAAGACCCGTTTCGATTGCTTTTGCCATTCCACCAAGCTCTTCAATTTCTGAAATATGCTCCCAAGCTCTTTCAACTAGTGCAGCCGTTAGTGACTCTACATAGTAAGACCCACCCCATGGATCAATAACATTAGTGATTCCCGTCTCATCCTGCAAATATAGCTATGTATTACGTGCTATTCGAGCAGAAAAGTCAGTGGGAAGTGCAATTGCCTCATCTAATGCATTTGTATGAAGTGATTGTGTATGTCCAAGTGCGGCCGCTAGTGCCTCCATACAAGTCCTTGTAACGTTATTAAATGGATCTTGCTCAGTTAAACTCCACCCCGATGTTTGGGAGTGAGTACGAAGTGCTAAAGACTTTTCATTCTTGGGATTAAAAGGCTTAATGAGCTTTGCCCAAAGAAGTCTAGCTGCTCTCATTTTGGCCACTTCCATAAAGTAATTCATTCCAATCGCCCAGAAGAAAGAAAGTCTAGGCGCAAACGAATCAATAT harbors:
- the meaB gene encoding methylmalonyl Co-A mutase-associated GTPase MeaB → MNDPNAKRPRKRERTVEELVGGVRQNNRAMLAQAITLIESNAPRHFERGQELINQLLPETGKSIRIGITGVPGAGKSTFIEAFGMFLCELGHRVAVLAVDPSSSITGGSILGDKTRMDRLSKDPRAYVRPSPAAGTLGGVARKTRETILVCEAAGYDVIIVETVGVGQSEVTVRSMVDLFMLLALTGAGDELQGMKKGVMELVDLLVINKADGDNKDKALRAKVEFSRILHFLRPATKGWTSKALTCSALYEKGIGEIWTTILEYERDTKAQGIFEERRMSQMKDWFYTLIKNQLETSFFSHPTIKEQLPFLEKSVLSGQLSASLGVSQLFEQYNRNK